From a region of the Tachypleus tridentatus isolate NWPU-2018 chromosome 1, ASM421037v1, whole genome shotgun sequence genome:
- the LOC143222408 gene encoding synaptogenesis protein syg-2-like isoform X3 produces the protein MSRSTGEWNISELGSPKVRSVKNAILFSLREGASFGNWLRHLRTQRVPKEISAILGKQTLLPCNVSVPEFETAISLIAWFKDDAETPVYTMDTRKGNFRNAVHYVGNQLRPRAIFDLSTQPPFLRIDPVKEMDSGIYICRVDFRWSRTIHSQVRLNVIVPPRNVFIVDQKDEQLHEGANVSLTCVSLGGKPLPDVSWWRNSELIDDTATIVSEEKITNELFIYGLQRSDISTSLTCKSANSNLTSPVISTFVLKMLLKPLLVEITSPHQPFLAGQESELHCHSYGSKPAARISWWKKHKELLTALTTARTDNFTSSKLIFTTSIDDNGSYLSCRADNPLIPNSGLEDGRILNIQYPPLVSLKTSTNTYLENITEEDGISMKCVIQLNPALKKLEWLQNGRVLQKNESLDVIMTDEKLEIRNLKPHYRGTYKCVAFNDIGRTESNGIVLNLKFTPICTKRTKTEFNNVTMRCTVPANPTDLTYQWYIKNSSHTEEINGFKENNISDVLTYTPRKDSDYRDVVRQATNSIGIQKEPCVHTARAIGKPKFLRNCLIFDQCTSGFSVHCQEGYNGGLNQTFHMEVYLTTTTMTKRTLVANITQDKIPVFSVEALPASSDFIIVLYASNDIGKSKPISLKARTSSGKQEFKDRALPRDVLRLVAVIAGAVSLTSVLAIIGFIITRHQIRCHFRVSGQMEDPNINEVLPQDSISLTRITVIRGSLPLGRCWDFKQNTFKYNLR, from the exons tACCCAAAGAAATTTCGGCCATTCTAGGCAAGCAGACATTACTTCCATGCAATGTATCAGTACCTGAGTTCGAAACAGCGATTTCACTAATTGCGTGGTTTAAAGACGACGCTGAGACACCAGTTTATACAATGGACACTCGGAAAGGAAATTTCCGGAATGCTGTCCATTACGTTGGGAATCAACTTAGACCACGTGCCATCTTTGATCTTTCTACACAACCTCCATTCCTCAGGATTGATCCTGTCAAAGAGATGGACTCTGGAATTTATATATGCAGAGTAGATTTTCGTTGGTCAAGAACAATCCACAGTCAGGTCAGATTGAATGTTATTG ttcctCCAAGAAACGTGTTTATTGTTGACCAGAAGGACGAACAACTGCATGAAGGAGCTAATGTTTCTCTCACATGTGTATCACTGGGTG gaAAACCCCTTCCTGATGTCAGTTGGTGGAGAAACTCTGAGCTGATTGATGACACCGCCACAATAGTTTctgaagaaaaaattacaaacGAGCTGTTCATCTACGGTTTACAGAGAAGTGATATTTCTACCAGTCTGACGTGTAAATCTGCGAACAGCAACCTGACTTCGCCCGTTATAAGTACATTCGTTCTTAAGATGCTTC TTAAACCATTACTTGTGGAGATAACTTCACCACATCAGCCCTTTCTTGCTGGCCAGGAATCTGAGCTCCATTGTCACAGTTATGGATCTAAGCCAGCAGCTCGTATTTCCTGGTGGAAGAAACATAAAGAACTTCTTACCGCGTTGACGACTGCAAGAACTGATAATTTCACTTCCAGCAAATTGATTTTCACTACATCTATTGATGACAACGGAAGTTACTTGTCTTGCCGCGCAGATAACCCTTTAATACCAAACAGCGGCTTAGAAGACGGCCGGATATTGAATATTCAAT ATCCACCTTTGGTTTCACTGAAAACTTCGACGAacacatatttagaaaatattactgAAGAAGATGGAATATCCATGAAATGTGTCATTCAACTAAACCCTGCGCTTAAAAAGTTAGAGTGGCTTCAAAATGGCCGTGTATTACAAAAGAACGAAAGTCTCGACGTTATTATGACGGATGAAAAGTTAGAAATAAGGAATCTCAAGCCACACTATAGAGGGACATACAAATGTGTAGCTTTTAATGATATTGGCCGAACAGAGAGTAATGGAATTGTTCTTAACCTAAAGT TCACTCCGATTTGTACCAAAAGAACTAAAACGGAATTTAACAACGTAACCATGAGGTGTACGGTACCAGCCAATCCAACGGATCTTACGTACCAGTGGTACATAAAGAATTCTTCCCACACAGAAGAAATCAACggatttaaagaaaataatatctcGGATGTTTTGACGTACACGCCAAGAAAAGATTCTGATTACAGAGATGTTGTCCGTCAAGCAACTAACAGCATTGGTATTCAAAAAGAACCATGTGTCCATACTGCTCGTGCGATCG GTAAGCCTAAGTTTCTCAGAAACTGCCTAATTTTTGACCAGTGTACCAGTGGGTTTTCAGTACATTGTCAGGAAGGTTACAACGGAGGTCTCAACCAGACCTTTCACATGGAGgtatatttaacaacaacaacgatGACGAAACGCACACTCGTCGCAAACATAACTCAAGATAAAATACCTGTGTTTAGTGTTGAGGCTTTACCAGCAAGCTCGGACTTTATTATCGTGTTGTATGCCTCAAATGACATTGGAAAAAGCAAGCCAATCTCTTTAAAGGCACGTACGTCGTCTGGAAAACAGGAATTTAAAG ATCGGGCACTTCCCAGGGATGTCCTACGATTAGTAGCAGTAATTGCTGGAGCGGTTTCTCTTACTTCTGTTCTTGCCATTATCGGTTTCATCATTACCCGTCACCAGATAAGGTGCCACTTCCGTGTGTCAG gtCAGATGGAAGATCCCAATATAAACGA GGTACTTCCTCAAGATTCTATTTCTCTTACGAGAATAACTGTAATAAGGGGATCTCTGCCTTTAGGTAGGTGCTGGGacttcaaacaaaacacattcaagTACaacttaagataa
- the LOC143222408 gene encoding synaptogenesis protein syg-2-like isoform X8 has product MDTRKGNFRNAVHYVGNQLRPRAIFDLSTQPPFLRIDPVKEMDSGIYICRVDFRWSRTIHSQVRLNVIVPPRNVFIVDQKDEQLHEGANVSLTCVSLGGKPLPDVSWWRNSELIDDTATIVSEEKITNELFIYGLQRSDISTSLTCKSANSNLTSPVISTFVLKMLLKPLLVEITSPHQPFLAGQESELHCHSYGSKPAARISWWKKHKELLTALTTARTDNFTSSKLIFTTSIDDNGSYLSCRADNPLIPNSGLEDGRILNIQYPPLVSLKTSTNTYLENITEEDGISMKCVIQLNPALKKLEWLQNGRVLQKNESLDVIMTDEKLEIRNLKPHYRGTYKCVAFNDIGRTESNGIVLNLKFTPICTKRTKTEFNNVTMRCTVPANPTDLTYQWYIKNSSHTEEINGFKENNISDVLTYTPRKDSDYRDVVRQATNSIGIQKEPCVHTARAIGKPKFLRNCLIFDQCTSGFSVHCQEGYNGGLNQTFHMEVYLTTTTMTKRTLVANITQDKIPVFSVEALPASSDFIIVLYASNDIGKSKPISLKARTSSGKQEFKDRALPRDVLRLVAVIAGAVSLTSVLAIIGFIITRHQIRCHFRVSGQMEDPNINEVLPQDSISLTRITVIRGSLPLDENLTLLRQTTKADVGVKPAEEIWW; this is encoded by the exons ATGGACACTCGGAAAGGAAATTTCCGGAATGCTGTCCATTACGTTGGGAATCAACTTAGACCACGTGCCATCTTTGATCTTTCTACACAACCTCCATTCCTCAGGATTGATCCTGTCAAAGAGATGGACTCTGGAATTTATATATGCAGAGTAGATTTTCGTTGGTCAAGAACAATCCACAGTCAGGTCAGATTGAATGTTATTG ttcctCCAAGAAACGTGTTTATTGTTGACCAGAAGGACGAACAACTGCATGAAGGAGCTAATGTTTCTCTCACATGTGTATCACTGGGTG gaAAACCCCTTCCTGATGTCAGTTGGTGGAGAAACTCTGAGCTGATTGATGACACCGCCACAATAGTTTctgaagaaaaaattacaaacGAGCTGTTCATCTACGGTTTACAGAGAAGTGATATTTCTACCAGTCTGACGTGTAAATCTGCGAACAGCAACCTGACTTCGCCCGTTATAAGTACATTCGTTCTTAAGATGCTTC TTAAACCATTACTTGTGGAGATAACTTCACCACATCAGCCCTTTCTTGCTGGCCAGGAATCTGAGCTCCATTGTCACAGTTATGGATCTAAGCCAGCAGCTCGTATTTCCTGGTGGAAGAAACATAAAGAACTTCTTACCGCGTTGACGACTGCAAGAACTGATAATTTCACTTCCAGCAAATTGATTTTCACTACATCTATTGATGACAACGGAAGTTACTTGTCTTGCCGCGCAGATAACCCTTTAATACCAAACAGCGGCTTAGAAGACGGCCGGATATTGAATATTCAAT ATCCACCTTTGGTTTCACTGAAAACTTCGACGAacacatatttagaaaatattactgAAGAAGATGGAATATCCATGAAATGTGTCATTCAACTAAACCCTGCGCTTAAAAAGTTAGAGTGGCTTCAAAATGGCCGTGTATTACAAAAGAACGAAAGTCTCGACGTTATTATGACGGATGAAAAGTTAGAAATAAGGAATCTCAAGCCACACTATAGAGGGACATACAAATGTGTAGCTTTTAATGATATTGGCCGAACAGAGAGTAATGGAATTGTTCTTAACCTAAAGT TCACTCCGATTTGTACCAAAAGAACTAAAACGGAATTTAACAACGTAACCATGAGGTGTACGGTACCAGCCAATCCAACGGATCTTACGTACCAGTGGTACATAAAGAATTCTTCCCACACAGAAGAAATCAACggatttaaagaaaataatatctcGGATGTTTTGACGTACACGCCAAGAAAAGATTCTGATTACAGAGATGTTGTCCGTCAAGCAACTAACAGCATTGGTATTCAAAAAGAACCATGTGTCCATACTGCTCGTGCGATCG GTAAGCCTAAGTTTCTCAGAAACTGCCTAATTTTTGACCAGTGTACCAGTGGGTTTTCAGTACATTGTCAGGAAGGTTACAACGGAGGTCTCAACCAGACCTTTCACATGGAGgtatatttaacaacaacaacgatGACGAAACGCACACTCGTCGCAAACATAACTCAAGATAAAATACCTGTGTTTAGTGTTGAGGCTTTACCAGCAAGCTCGGACTTTATTATCGTGTTGTATGCCTCAAATGACATTGGAAAAAGCAAGCCAATCTCTTTAAAGGCACGTACGTCGTCTGGAAAACAGGAATTTAAAG ATCGGGCACTTCCCAGGGATGTCCTACGATTAGTAGCAGTAATTGCTGGAGCGGTTTCTCTTACTTCTGTTCTTGCCATTATCGGTTTCATCATTACCCGTCACCAGATAAGGTGCCACTTCCGTGTGTCAG gtCAGATGGAAGATCCCAATATAAACGA GGTACTTCCTCAAGATTCTATTTCTCTTACGAGAATAACTGTAATAAGGGGATCTCTGCCTTTAG ATGAAAATTTAACACTGCTAAGACAAACAACAAAAGCTGat
- the LOC143222408 gene encoding synaptogenesis protein syg-2-like isoform X6: MSRSTGEWNISELGSPKVRSVKNAILFSLREGASFGNWLRHLRTQRVPKEISAILGKQTLLPCNVSVPEFETAISLIAWFKDDAETPVYTMDTRKGNFRNAVHYVGNQLRPRAIFDLSTQPPFLRIDPVKEMDSGIYICRVDFRWSRTIHSQVRLNVIVPPRNVFIVDQKDEQLHEGANVSLTCVSLGGKPLPDVSWWRNSELIDDTATIVSEEKITNELFIYGLQRSDISTSLTCKSANSNLTSPVISTFVLKMLLKPLLVEITSPHQPFLAGQESELHCHSYGSKPAARISWWKKHKELLTALTTARTDNFTSSKLIFTTSIDDNGSYLSCRADNPLIPNSGLEDGRILNIQYPPLVSLKTSTNTYLENITEEDGISMKCVIQLNPALKKLEWLQNGRVLQKNESLDVIMTDEKLEIRNLKPHYRGTYKCVAFNDIGRTESNGIVLNLKFTPICTKRTKTEFNNVTMRCTVPANPTDLTYQWYIKNSSHTEEINGFKENNISDVLTYTPRKDSDYRDVVRQATNSIGIQKEPCVHTARAIGKPKFLRNCLIFDQCTSGFSVHCQEGYNGGLNQTFHMEVYLTTTTMTKRTLVANITQDKIPVFSVEALPASSDFIIVLYASNDIGKSKPISLKARTSSGKQEFKDRALPRDVLRLVAVIAGAVSLTSVLAIIGFIITRHQIRCHFRVSGQMEDPNINE, encoded by the exons tACCCAAAGAAATTTCGGCCATTCTAGGCAAGCAGACATTACTTCCATGCAATGTATCAGTACCTGAGTTCGAAACAGCGATTTCACTAATTGCGTGGTTTAAAGACGACGCTGAGACACCAGTTTATACAATGGACACTCGGAAAGGAAATTTCCGGAATGCTGTCCATTACGTTGGGAATCAACTTAGACCACGTGCCATCTTTGATCTTTCTACACAACCTCCATTCCTCAGGATTGATCCTGTCAAAGAGATGGACTCTGGAATTTATATATGCAGAGTAGATTTTCGTTGGTCAAGAACAATCCACAGTCAGGTCAGATTGAATGTTATTG ttcctCCAAGAAACGTGTTTATTGTTGACCAGAAGGACGAACAACTGCATGAAGGAGCTAATGTTTCTCTCACATGTGTATCACTGGGTG gaAAACCCCTTCCTGATGTCAGTTGGTGGAGAAACTCTGAGCTGATTGATGACACCGCCACAATAGTTTctgaagaaaaaattacaaacGAGCTGTTCATCTACGGTTTACAGAGAAGTGATATTTCTACCAGTCTGACGTGTAAATCTGCGAACAGCAACCTGACTTCGCCCGTTATAAGTACATTCGTTCTTAAGATGCTTC TTAAACCATTACTTGTGGAGATAACTTCACCACATCAGCCCTTTCTTGCTGGCCAGGAATCTGAGCTCCATTGTCACAGTTATGGATCTAAGCCAGCAGCTCGTATTTCCTGGTGGAAGAAACATAAAGAACTTCTTACCGCGTTGACGACTGCAAGAACTGATAATTTCACTTCCAGCAAATTGATTTTCACTACATCTATTGATGACAACGGAAGTTACTTGTCTTGCCGCGCAGATAACCCTTTAATACCAAACAGCGGCTTAGAAGACGGCCGGATATTGAATATTCAAT ATCCACCTTTGGTTTCACTGAAAACTTCGACGAacacatatttagaaaatattactgAAGAAGATGGAATATCCATGAAATGTGTCATTCAACTAAACCCTGCGCTTAAAAAGTTAGAGTGGCTTCAAAATGGCCGTGTATTACAAAAGAACGAAAGTCTCGACGTTATTATGACGGATGAAAAGTTAGAAATAAGGAATCTCAAGCCACACTATAGAGGGACATACAAATGTGTAGCTTTTAATGATATTGGCCGAACAGAGAGTAATGGAATTGTTCTTAACCTAAAGT TCACTCCGATTTGTACCAAAAGAACTAAAACGGAATTTAACAACGTAACCATGAGGTGTACGGTACCAGCCAATCCAACGGATCTTACGTACCAGTGGTACATAAAGAATTCTTCCCACACAGAAGAAATCAACggatttaaagaaaataatatctcGGATGTTTTGACGTACACGCCAAGAAAAGATTCTGATTACAGAGATGTTGTCCGTCAAGCAACTAACAGCATTGGTATTCAAAAAGAACCATGTGTCCATACTGCTCGTGCGATCG GTAAGCCTAAGTTTCTCAGAAACTGCCTAATTTTTGACCAGTGTACCAGTGGGTTTTCAGTACATTGTCAGGAAGGTTACAACGGAGGTCTCAACCAGACCTTTCACATGGAGgtatatttaacaacaacaacgatGACGAAACGCACACTCGTCGCAAACATAACTCAAGATAAAATACCTGTGTTTAGTGTTGAGGCTTTACCAGCAAGCTCGGACTTTATTATCGTGTTGTATGCCTCAAATGACATTGGAAAAAGCAAGCCAATCTCTTTAAAGGCACGTACGTCGTCTGGAAAACAGGAATTTAAAG ATCGGGCACTTCCCAGGGATGTCCTACGATTAGTAGCAGTAATTGCTGGAGCGGTTTCTCTTACTTCTGTTCTTGCCATTATCGGTTTCATCATTACCCGTCACCAGATAAGGTGCCACTTCCGTGTGTCAG gtCAGATGGAAGATCCCAATATAAACGA
- the LOC143222408 gene encoding synaptogenesis protein syg-2-like isoform X7, translated as MSRSTGEWNISELGSPKVRSVKNAILFSLREGASFGNWLRHLRTQRVPKEISAILGKQTLLPCNVSVPEFETAISLIAWFKDDAETPVYTMDTRKGNFRNAVHYVGNQLRPRAIFDLSTQPPFLRIDPVKEMDSGIYICRVDFRWSRTIHSQVRLNVIVPPRNVFIVDQKDEQLHEGANVSLTCVSLGGKPLPDVSWWRNSELIDDTATIVSEEKITNELFIYGLQRSDISTSLTCKSANSNLTSPVISTFVLKMLLKPLLVEITSPHQPFLAGQESELHCHSYGSKPAARISWWKKHKELLTALTTARTDNFTSSKLIFTTSIDDNGSYLSCRADNPLIPNSGLEDGRILNIQYPPLVSLKTSTNTYLENITEEDGISMKCVIQLNPALKKLEWLQNGRVLQKNESLDVIMTDEKLEIRNLKPHYRGTYKCVAFNDIGRTESNGIVLNLKFTPICTKRTKTEFNNVTMRCTVPANPTDLTYQWYIKNSSHTEEINGFKENNISDVLTYTPRKDSDYRDVVRQATNSIGIQKEPCVHTARAIGKPKFLRNCLIFDQCTSGFSVHCQEGYNGGLNQTFHMEVYLTTTTMTKRTLVANITQDKIPVFSVEALPASSDFIIVLYASNDIGKSKPISLKARTSSGKQEFKDRALPRDVLRLVAVIAGAVSLTSVLAIIGFIITRHQIRCHFRVSGQMEDPNINE; from the exons tACCCAAAGAAATTTCGGCCATTCTAGGCAAGCAGACATTACTTCCATGCAATGTATCAGTACCTGAGTTCGAAACAGCGATTTCACTAATTGCGTGGTTTAAAGACGACGCTGAGACACCAGTTTATACAATGGACACTCGGAAAGGAAATTTCCGGAATGCTGTCCATTACGTTGGGAATCAACTTAGACCACGTGCCATCTTTGATCTTTCTACACAACCTCCATTCCTCAGGATTGATCCTGTCAAAGAGATGGACTCTGGAATTTATATATGCAGAGTAGATTTTCGTTGGTCAAGAACAATCCACAGTCAGGTCAGATTGAATGTTATTG ttcctCCAAGAAACGTGTTTATTGTTGACCAGAAGGACGAACAACTGCATGAAGGAGCTAATGTTTCTCTCACATGTGTATCACTGGGTG gaAAACCCCTTCCTGATGTCAGTTGGTGGAGAAACTCTGAGCTGATTGATGACACCGCCACAATAGTTTctgaagaaaaaattacaaacGAGCTGTTCATCTACGGTTTACAGAGAAGTGATATTTCTACCAGTCTGACGTGTAAATCTGCGAACAGCAACCTGACTTCGCCCGTTATAAGTACATTCGTTCTTAAGATGCTTC TTAAACCATTACTTGTGGAGATAACTTCACCACATCAGCCCTTTCTTGCTGGCCAGGAATCTGAGCTCCATTGTCACAGTTATGGATCTAAGCCAGCAGCTCGTATTTCCTGGTGGAAGAAACATAAAGAACTTCTTACCGCGTTGACGACTGCAAGAACTGATAATTTCACTTCCAGCAAATTGATTTTCACTACATCTATTGATGACAACGGAAGTTACTTGTCTTGCCGCGCAGATAACCCTTTAATACCAAACAGCGGCTTAGAAGACGGCCGGATATTGAATATTCAAT ATCCACCTTTGGTTTCACTGAAAACTTCGACGAacacatatttagaaaatattactgAAGAAGATGGAATATCCATGAAATGTGTCATTCAACTAAACCCTGCGCTTAAAAAGTTAGAGTGGCTTCAAAATGGCCGTGTATTACAAAAGAACGAAAGTCTCGACGTTATTATGACGGATGAAAAGTTAGAAATAAGGAATCTCAAGCCACACTATAGAGGGACATACAAATGTGTAGCTTTTAATGATATTGGCCGAACAGAGAGTAATGGAATTGTTCTTAACCTAAAGT TCACTCCGATTTGTACCAAAAGAACTAAAACGGAATTTAACAACGTAACCATGAGGTGTACGGTACCAGCCAATCCAACGGATCTTACGTACCAGTGGTACATAAAGAATTCTTCCCACACAGAAGAAATCAACggatttaaagaaaataatatctcGGATGTTTTGACGTACACGCCAAGAAAAGATTCTGATTACAGAGATGTTGTCCGTCAAGCAACTAACAGCATTGGTATTCAAAAAGAACCATGTGTCCATACTGCTCGTGCGATCG GTAAGCCTAAGTTTCTCAGAAACTGCCTAATTTTTGACCAGTGTACCAGTGGGTTTTCAGTACATTGTCAGGAAGGTTACAACGGAGGTCTCAACCAGACCTTTCACATGGAGgtatatttaacaacaacaacgatGACGAAACGCACACTCGTCGCAAACATAACTCAAGATAAAATACCTGTGTTTAGTGTTGAGGCTTTACCAGCAAGCTCGGACTTTATTATCGTGTTGTATGCCTCAAATGACATTGGAAAAAGCAAGCCAATCTCTTTAAAGGCACGTACGTCGTCTGGAAAACAGGAATTTAAAG ATCGGGCACTTCCCAGGGATGTCCTACGATTAGTAGCAGTAATTGCTGGAGCGGTTTCTCTTACTTCTGTTCTTGCCATTATCGGTTTCATCATTACCCGTCACCAGATAAGGTGCCACTTCCGTGTGTCAG gtCAGATGGAAGATCCCAATATAAACGA ATGA